A stretch of Calditrichia bacterium DNA encodes these proteins:
- the holA gene encoding DNA polymerase III subunit delta, whose translation MANNGTLYYRQAVTELNKKTVHPAYFIHGEEGFLIDDLVERITKAFVGKPQKEMNLFVRYAPDATLDDLISLTAGGGLFSDRKLIVYKDFQQLRNAKTDSLQRYLERPDSNICLIIIARVDSVNQAKYKPLQEMMVSIPALPLRENELLEFIEKEFQKYDKSITPEAVQTLVYLVGDKIHDLKAEIAQVVNGTPEKTVLDEADVEAIVGVYGTQNVFELTRAIAQRKLEEALFILHNLLEKGESPVGILFMLLRHVTILWKIRGYYQSGERNERAIQGGLKIYPKHFAQYARETAAWSGGQLLEAMRLLKDCDRMLKSSQLSPEIAMDRLVFQLVALK comes from the coding sequence ATGGCAAATAACGGAACATTATATTACCGCCAGGCTGTAACGGAACTCAACAAAAAAACGGTTCACCCGGCATATTTTATTCATGGGGAGGAAGGTTTTTTAATTGACGATCTGGTAGAGCGCATCACCAAAGCTTTTGTCGGGAAACCGCAAAAGGAAATGAATCTGTTTGTGCGTTACGCGCCGGATGCAACATTGGATGATCTGATTTCGCTAACTGCAGGCGGCGGATTATTTTCCGATCGTAAATTGATTGTTTACAAAGATTTCCAGCAGCTGAGAAATGCAAAAACAGATAGTCTGCAACGCTACCTCGAACGACCGGACAGCAATATTTGCCTGATTATTATCGCACGGGTGGATAGTGTGAATCAAGCCAAATACAAACCGCTTCAGGAGATGATGGTTTCTATTCCGGCGCTGCCGCTTCGCGAAAACGAATTGCTCGAATTCATCGAAAAGGAATTTCAGAAATACGACAAATCCATTACACCGGAAGCAGTGCAAACACTCGTTTATTTGGTTGGCGATAAAATTCACGATTTGAAAGCAGAAATTGCGCAGGTGGTTAACGGAACACCGGAAAAAACAGTGCTCGACGAAGCGGATGTGGAAGCAATTGTTGGCGTTTACGGCACACAAAATGTGTTCGAATTAACCCGTGCAATCGCCCAGCGGAAACTTGAAGAAGCGCTGTTTATCCTCCACAATTTGCTGGAAAAAGGCGAAAGCCCGGTGGGAATATTATTCATGTTGTTGCGACACGTCACCATATTATGGAAGATACGTGGTTATTATCAAAGTGGTGAACGCAACGAGCGAGCCATTCAGGGCGGCCTGAAAATTTACCCGAAACACTTCGCCCAGTATGCCCGCGAAACGGCGGCCTGGAGTGGCGGGCAATTACTCGAAGCCATGCGGTTACTAAAGGACTGCGACCGCATGTTGAAATCCAGCCAACTATCCCCGGAGATCGCAATGGATCGCCTGGTTTTCCAGTTGGTTGCTTTAAAATAA
- a CDS encoding insulinase family protein, with the protein MTLNKWITLLIGALILFSCQQKPAVETVAMPVPEDPTVAFRVMFTVGSMDDPAGKEGLAALTASMLTEGATQNYTYEQILEKLYPMAASINNQVDKEMTVFYGRTHKDNLDAYYALLKDVLLHPAFNQDDFDRVKTNTLNYVEKSLRYAQDEEFGKEALYEFIFAGTPYEHLEEGHINSLQAITLDDVKSFYQTHYTQANLVLGLGGGYSSSFAKTMQQDLLALPAGTPDATVAINPPAIDGMHVKIIEKNANATAISFGYPIDVLRGSREFYALAIATSWLGEHRNSSSHLYQIIREERGLNYGDYAYIEHFPLGYARQFPPPNVARHQQIFQVWIRPVPNETRVFAFRAALRELQKLVDNGMSESDFELTRKFLKNYVLHYAPTTMLQLGYALDDNYYGIDGDHWKKFRSLLDEITLEEVNTALKKHFDYKNVKAVFITADAEGLKETLVNNTPSPISYDSPKPEAILLEDKEIQSYPLQIAAENVKIVPVDDMFVGKGAPAE; encoded by the coding sequence ATGACGCTGAATAAATGGATAACCTTGCTGATCGGCGCGCTGATCCTGTTTTCCTGCCAGCAGAAACCGGCAGTTGAAACAGTTGCGATGCCGGTTCCCGAAGACCCGACTGTTGCATTCCGGGTGATGTTCACGGTTGGCTCGATGGATGATCCCGCCGGAAAAGAAGGGCTGGCTGCACTCACCGCATCGATGCTCACCGAGGGCGCAACCCAAAATTATACATACGAACAAATTCTCGAAAAATTGTATCCGATGGCCGCCTCAATCAACAATCAGGTGGATAAGGAAATGACCGTATTTTACGGTCGCACCCACAAAGATAATCTGGATGCATATTACGCATTACTGAAAGATGTTCTGCTTCACCCTGCATTTAACCAGGATGATTTTGATCGTGTGAAAACAAATACGCTCAATTATGTAGAAAAATCGCTGCGCTATGCGCAAGATGAAGAATTCGGCAAAGAAGCGCTGTATGAATTTATTTTTGCCGGAACGCCGTACGAACATTTGGAAGAAGGGCACATCAATAGTTTGCAGGCGATTACACTGGACGATGTGAAATCGTTTTATCAAACCCATTACACACAGGCAAATCTGGTGTTGGGTTTGGGCGGCGGATACAGCAGTTCATTCGCCAAAACCATGCAGCAGGATTTGCTGGCGCTGCCCGCCGGAACCCCGGATGCAACAGTTGCCATAAACCCGCCTGCGATTGATGGCATGCATGTCAAAATTATCGAGAAAAATGCCAACGCGACGGCGATCAGCTTTGGCTATCCGATCGATGTGTTGCGTGGCAGCCGCGAATTTTACGCGTTGGCAATTGCCACCTCGTGGTTGGGTGAACACCGCAATTCCAGCTCACATTTGTATCAGATTATACGTGAAGAACGCGGGCTGAATTACGGGGATTATGCTTACATCGAGCACTTTCCGCTTGGCTATGCCCGCCAGTTTCCGCCCCCCAACGTGGCGCGTCACCAACAAATTTTCCAGGTCTGGATTCGTCCGGTGCCCAACGAAACACGGGTTTTCGCATTCCGTGCTGCACTCCGCGAATTGCAAAAACTGGTGGATAACGGGATGAGCGAATCGGATTTCGAACTGACCCGTAAGTTTTTGAAAAACTATGTGTTACACTATGCACCGACGACCATGTTGCAACTCGGTTATGCGTTGGATGACAACTATTACGGCATCGATGGCGATCACTGGAAAAAATTCCGCAGCCTGCTCGACGAAATCACATTGGAAGAAGTGAACACCGCACTCAAAAAGCATTTCGACTATAAAAATGTGAAAGCGGTTTTCATCACCGCAGATGCAGAAGGGCTGAAAGAAACGTTGGTAAACAACACCCCAAGCCCAATCAGCTACGATTCGCCAAAGCCGGAAGCAATTCTGCTGGAGGACAAAGAAATCCAATCGTATCCGTTGCAGATCGCTGCTGAAAATGTAAAAATCGTTCCGGTTGACGATATGTTTGTTGGAAAAGGGGCACCGGCCGAATAG
- a CDS encoding sigma-70 family RNA polymerase sigma factor, translating to MSGKSEIKKVTDETLIARFQQGDVQAFDVLVRRYKDQLLNYVFRFVGNRTDAEDIVQETFLRVFKNKHYYKEIAKFSTWVYTIAGNLAKTELRRRKRRKIFSVSNFVNDERDYDIPDTARNPEQRVDGSIKDDYIQSAIEKLPSKFKEVILLRDVQGFAYEEISQILSIPLGTVKSRVNRGRLKLQEDLKFLLESEPKDG from the coding sequence ATGAGTGGAAAGTCTGAAATAAAAAAAGTAACTGATGAAACCCTGATCGCAAGATTTCAGCAGGGTGATGTTCAGGCATTCGACGTCTTGGTTCGGCGCTATAAAGATCAACTGCTCAACTATGTTTTCCGGTTTGTCGGTAACCGAACCGATGCGGAAGACATTGTTCAGGAAACCTTTTTACGGGTTTTCAAAAACAAGCATTACTACAAAGAGATCGCCAAATTTTCGACCTGGGTTTACACCATCGCAGGAAATTTGGCGAAGACGGAACTTCGCCGGCGCAAACGGCGAAAAATATTTAGCGTGAGCAATTTTGTAAATGATGAGCGCGATTACGACATCCCGGATACTGCCCGCAACCCGGAACAACGGGTGGACGGCAGCATCAAAGACGATTATATCCAAAGCGCTATCGAGAAGCTACCGTCCAAATTCAAAGAAGTGATTCTTTTGAGAGATGTGCAGGGATTTGCATATGAGGAAATTAGCCAAATACTGAGCATTCCATTGGGAACGGTGAAATCGCGCGTTAACCGGGGTCGATTAAAACTGCAAGAAGATTTGAAATTTTTACTGGAGAGTGAACCTAAAGATGGCTAA
- a CDS encoding undecaprenyl-diphosphate phosphatase, with product MPETVKSIILGIVQGLSEFLPISSSGHLVLFEAMLDHQQAGIAFEIFVHFGTLAAVFAVYYKDIFGMLRYLPGIPKFLMNGMRITNEQDRYCALTFYIIVATIPAVIVGLFFKDTIESLFDSTTLVLGALLFTGAVMWSSRYTQEDSKFFNLATAILIGCAQAFAIIPGISRSGSTIVMALWLGVKRETAARFSFLLSIPVILGATILQVKDFMEAPPPSDQMMNIAFATIAAAISGYFAIILLLDIIRKQKLEWFGVYCVTVALIGIVYVNFF from the coding sequence TTGCCGGAGACAGTTAAGTCTATCATTCTGGGAATCGTTCAGGGATTATCCGAGTTTTTGCCTATTAGCAGTTCAGGACATCTGGTGTTATTTGAAGCCATGCTGGATCATCAACAGGCGGGTATCGCATTTGAAATTTTTGTGCATTTTGGCACGCTGGCGGCCGTCTTCGCCGTGTATTACAAAGATATTTTCGGAATGCTGCGCTATTTGCCCGGCATCCCCAAATTTCTGATGAACGGTATGCGCATCACCAATGAACAAGACCGCTACTGTGCGTTAACTTTTTACATTATCGTTGCAACCATTCCTGCGGTAATTGTCGGGCTGTTTTTCAAAGACACCATCGAGTCACTATTCGACAGCACAACGCTGGTGCTCGGTGCGTTGCTGTTTACAGGTGCAGTAATGTGGAGCTCTCGTTACACTCAGGAAGACAGCAAATTTTTTAACCTCGCAACAGCAATTTTGATCGGTTGCGCACAGGCATTTGCTATCATTCCCGGTATTTCCCGTTCCGGCAGCACGATTGTGATGGCATTGTGGCTGGGCGTAAAACGCGAAACCGCCGCACGGTTTTCATTTCTGCTGTCCATTCCGGTTATTTTGGGTGCGACAATTTTGCAGGTAAAAGATTTTATGGAAGCTCCCCCGCCTTCTGATCAAATGATGAATATTGCATTCGCAACCATCGCTGCGGCGATATCGGGCTATTTTGCCATCATTTTACTGCTGGATATTATCCGCAAACAAAAGCTCGAGTGGTTCGGTGTTTACTGCGTTACCGTCGCGCTTATCGGAATCGTGTATGTGAATTTCTTCTAA
- a CDS encoding rhomboid family intramembrane serine protease codes for MGITYNAPFVLTYALVAVSVIAYNTFVDPTVIPFYFTLQPYYSYEDPLFYFRLFSYAVGHGSWEHLIDNFIYLLLIGPYLEEKYGSQSVFSMALFTAVITSLLYLGFLVVAPNAQPSSIVGSSGIVFMMILLGSFTNVRSGHIPLTFIFIMLFFMGTQVINAFDDNQISEFAHIVGGICGSFFGFVKNKK; via the coding sequence ATGGGAATAACATACAACGCACCTTTTGTGTTAACATACGCACTGGTTGCTGTTTCGGTGATAGCTTATAACACATTCGTCGACCCTACGGTAATTCCGTTTTACTTTACCCTTCAACCCTATTATAGTTACGAAGACCCGCTATTCTACTTCCGGTTATTTTCCTATGCCGTTGGTCACGGCAGTTGGGAACATTTGATCGACAATTTCATATATCTGTTGCTGATTGGACCATATTTGGAGGAAAAATACGGCAGCCAAAGCGTGTTTTCCATGGCGCTGTTTACGGCAGTGATAACCAGTTTGTTGTATCTGGGGTTTTTGGTCGTTGCGCCAAATGCCCAACCGTCGAGCATTGTTGGCTCCAGCGGCATCGTTTTTATGATGATTTTGCTGGGCTCTTTTACGAATGTTCGCTCCGGTCATATTCCGCTGACGTTCATTTTCATCATGTTGTTTTTCATGGGAACGCAAGTCATTAACGCTTTTGACGATAATCAGATATCAGAGTTCGCTCATATTGTCGGCGGTATCTGTGGCAGTTTTTTTGGATTCGTAAAAAACAAAAAATAG
- the rseP gene encoding RIP metalloprotease RseP — protein sequence MIYIISMIVVLSILVFVHELGHFLAAKMFGVRVERFSIGFPPRLFGVQYGETDYCISATPLGGYVKLSGMVDESMDAEQLNKAPEPYEFRAKPVYQQVVIITAGVIMNFILAVGILGGMVFMNGEPYNPSTTIGYVAEGGIADSIGVQVYDKILTINGHTPENWQQVERLFFENIGKNTTFTIERNGEQKEFVLNWDNMTMNDFERFGIFEYLPAMVGDVSEGYPAAEAGLQKGDRIIAVNDSVIQSWIEMTGIVVKHPDQPLNFTYLRNGDTLQTSITPTGVAAKMQDGTETNVGRIGITRFTETREVGFAAAMVRGFNQCISIGQLNIRGFGRILSGKDSAKESLAGPLAIAQMAGDIADRNIWDLLPFMAYLSVVLAFINILPIPALDGGHLIIILIEGIRRKPLPLKAKIMVQQVGMAILLTFIVFVFYNDIARWIAS from the coding sequence ATGATTTACATCATCTCCATGATTGTTGTGTTGAGTATTTTGGTGTTTGTTCACGAATTGGGGCACTTTTTGGCTGCGAAAATGTTTGGCGTTCGCGTCGAACGGTTTTCGATCGGTTTTCCACCCAGATTGTTTGGTGTTCAATACGGCGAAACCGATTACTGTATTTCGGCAACGCCGCTGGGCGGATATGTAAAACTGAGCGGAATGGTCGATGAAAGCATGGATGCGGAGCAACTGAACAAAGCCCCGGAGCCGTATGAATTTCGGGCAAAACCGGTTTATCAGCAGGTTGTAATTATTACCGCCGGCGTTATCATGAATTTTATTTTGGCTGTGGGAATTTTGGGCGGCATGGTTTTTATGAATGGCGAGCCGTACAACCCCAGCACTACCATCGGTTACGTTGCCGAAGGCGGCATTGCCGACAGCATCGGCGTTCAGGTTTACGATAAAATTTTGACAATCAACGGACACACGCCGGAAAACTGGCAGCAAGTTGAACGGCTATTTTTCGAAAACATCGGTAAAAATACAACCTTTACAATAGAGCGTAATGGCGAGCAAAAAGAATTTGTGCTGAACTGGGACAATATGACCATGAACGACTTCGAGCGGTTCGGCATTTTTGAATATTTGCCCGCGATGGTTGGCGATGTTTCGGAAGGATATCCGGCAGCAGAAGCCGGTTTACAAAAAGGTGATCGCATTATTGCCGTGAACGATTCCGTCATCCAAAGCTGGATTGAAATGACCGGGATTGTGGTTAAACATCCCGATCAGCCGCTGAATTTCACCTATTTACGCAATGGCGATACTCTGCAAACCAGCATCACGCCAACAGGCGTTGCCGCAAAAATGCAGGACGGCACGGAAACAAATGTCGGCCGCATCGGCATTACCCGTTTTACAGAAACGCGGGAAGTCGGTTTTGCAGCGGCAATGGTTCGCGGATTTAACCAGTGCATCAGCATCGGGCAATTGAACATACGCGGTTTCGGGCGCATTCTCAGCGGGAAAGATTCCGCCAAAGAATCGCTGGCAGGACCGCTGGCAATCGCCCAAATGGCCGGCGATATTGCAGATCGTAACATATGGGATTTACTTCCATTTATGGCATATTTGAGCGTTGTGTTGGCATTCATCAATATTTTACCGATACCGGCGCTGGATGGCGGACACCTGATCATCATTCTCATCGAAGGCATCCGTCGCAAACCGCTGCCGCTCAAAGCAAAAATCATGGTTCAACAGGTCGGGATGGCCATCTTGCTCACGTTCATTGTATTTGTTTTCTACAACGACATCGCACGCTGGATCGCCAGTTAA
- a CDS encoding insulinase family protein: protein MKHRNRLGLFVIAFCAILLSQSFGQQFFPYQYENYTLPNGFKTILIPMKGSGLIAYYTVVRTGSRDEWEPGKSGFAHFFEHMMFRGTENIPAEEYERTITEMGADNNAYTTDDYTCYTMVISSENLETTMNLESDRFQNLSYAEGPFRTEAGAVYGEYRKNRVSPWSVAYEEISNLAFDQHTYKHTTMGFERDIKEMPNQYDYSKSFFNRYYRPENCVLLLAGDFDAADAKSLIEKYYGDWEKGYTQPEIKQEDMQKGERQKTIEYDGRTLPLVWLAYKSEAFDATSKRNAAGYLLWEFAFGENSELYKQLVIREQKVQFISGGYGLNRDPKFHSVYAMVKSPDDINYVIEQVDGAAEEFKKELVSQDDLENIKSRIRYDFLMGLDTPENVTSSLARMVALNGDLESVDQFYKTLESVTPEDVRAAAEYYLQNDRRTTLILKEKQNDAE from the coding sequence ATGAAACATCGCAACCGATTGGGTTTGTTTGTGATTGCATTTTGCGCAATCCTGCTTTCTCAATCGTTTGGACAGCAATTTTTTCCGTATCAATACGAAAATTATACGCTGCCAAACGGTTTCAAAACGATCCTGATTCCCATGAAGGGAAGCGGTTTAATTGCTTATTATACGGTTGTAAGAACCGGTAGCCGGGACGAGTGGGAGCCCGGAAAAAGCGGATTTGCCCATTTTTTTGAACACATGATGTTCCGCGGTACCGAAAATATTCCCGCTGAAGAGTACGAACGCACCATTACCGAAATGGGTGCAGATAACAACGCTTACACAACCGATGACTACACCTGTTACACGATGGTTATTTCCAGCGAAAATCTGGAAACGACGATGAATCTGGAAAGCGATCGCTTCCAGAATTTATCGTATGCGGAGGGTCCGTTCCGCACGGAAGCCGGTGCGGTTTACGGCGAATATCGCAAAAACCGGGTGAGTCCGTGGTCCGTTGCGTACGAGGAAATTTCCAACCTCGCATTTGACCAACATACCTATAAACACACCACAATGGGTTTCGAACGCGATATCAAAGAAATGCCCAATCAGTACGATTACAGCAAATCATTTTTCAATCGCTATTATCGCCCGGAAAATTGTGTGTTGCTATTGGCAGGCGATTTCGATGCAGCGGATGCCAAATCGCTGATCGAAAAATATTACGGCGATTGGGAAAAAGGTTATACCCAACCTGAGATAAAACAAGAAGATATGCAAAAAGGCGAGCGTCAGAAAACCATCGAATACGACGGCCGGACATTGCCGTTGGTTTGGCTGGCATACAAAAGCGAAGCGTTCGATGCAACATCCAAACGCAACGCAGCCGGATATTTGTTGTGGGAATTCGCGTTTGGCGAAAACAGCGAGTTGTACAAACAATTGGTGATTCGCGAACAAAAAGTGCAGTTCATCTCCGGCGGATACGGGTTGAACCGCGATCCGAAATTTCACTCCGTTTATGCGATGGTAAAATCGCCGGATGATATTAATTACGTCATCGAGCAGGTTGATGGCGCTGCAGAAGAATTCAAAAAAGAACTGGTGAGCCAGGATGATCTGGAAAACATCAAAAGCCGGATTCGTTACGACTTTTTGATGGGACTGGACACGCCGGAAAATGTGACATCCAGCCTTGCGCGGATGGTTGCTTTAAACGGCGATCTGGAATCGGTTGATCAATTTTACAAAACGTTGGAAAGCGTGACGCCCGAAGATGTGCGCGCTGCCGCCGAATACTATTTGCAAAACGATCGCCGAACCACCCTTATTTTGAAGGAGAAACAAAATGACGCTGAATAA
- a CDS encoding sodium-dependent transporter: MEKLEQFSSRWALLLATMGMAIGAGNIWRFPRLAGQYGGAFLIPWAIFLILWSIPLLMVEFSLGKETRKGPIGAFANFLGKKYAWMGAFIVICTMMIMFYYSVVTGWALHYFVAAATGMLTGADHNAYWNTFTGASLQPVYYHLIALSITSLIIYQGVVNGIERANRILLPSLLVLLVIGVIRSLTLPNATAGLNYLFGFHGASLSDPAMWLEALSQSAWSTGAGWGLVLSYSVYMRDRDDVTLNAFITGFGNNSASLLAALAIIPAIFSLSGSPDAAIESLKAGNQGLTFIVIPQLFEQLPGAQLLTAFFFLALFFAAISSLIAMFELSTRMFMDFGMSRKKALPLVSALTAVVGLPSAFSLDVFNNQDWVWGLGLIISGGFFTFAVLKSGVTNFRNKYLLTAHNDIHVGNWYDWVMRYLIPIEAVVLLVWWFYREWVGDDWYNPFNVYSFGTCLAQWGILIILMVLMNNKLNQWLTNRG, from the coding sequence ATGGAAAAATTAGAACAATTTTCAAGTCGATGGGCTTTACTTTTAGCAACGATGGGAATGGCAATTGGCGCCGGAAATATCTGGCGTTTTCCGCGACTTGCCGGACAATATGGCGGCGCGTTTCTGATTCCCTGGGCAATTTTTCTGATTTTGTGGTCGATCCCGTTGCTGATGGTAGAATTTTCACTCGGTAAGGAAACCCGCAAAGGTCCCATTGGCGCGTTCGCTAATTTTCTCGGAAAAAAATATGCCTGGATGGGTGCTTTTATTGTCATTTGCACAATGATGATTATGTTTTATTACTCCGTCGTAACCGGATGGGCGTTGCATTATTTTGTCGCTGCAGCCACAGGCATGCTAACCGGTGCGGATCACAACGCTTATTGGAATACCTTCACCGGCGCAAGCTTGCAACCGGTATATTATCATTTGATAGCGTTGAGTATCACATCGCTGATAATTTATCAGGGTGTTGTGAACGGCATCGAACGAGCAAACCGGATTTTGCTGCCATCGCTGCTGGTATTGCTGGTTATTGGGGTCATCCGTTCGCTCACGCTGCCTAATGCGACAGCCGGATTGAACTATCTGTTTGGATTTCACGGTGCATCGCTGAGCGATCCGGCAATGTGGCTGGAGGCGCTTTCGCAATCCGCCTGGTCAACGGGCGCAGGTTGGGGATTGGTGCTTTCCTATTCTGTTTACATGCGCGATCGCGACGATGTTACGCTCAATGCATTCATCACCGGATTTGGCAATAATTCGGCATCGCTGCTGGCTGCTTTGGCAATCATCCCGGCAATTTTTTCGCTCTCCGGCTCGCCCGATGCCGCAATAGAATCGTTGAAAGCCGGTAATCAGGGACTTACATTTATCGTTATTCCACAACTGTTTGAACAACTTCCCGGTGCCCAATTGCTCACCGCGTTTTTCTTTCTGGCGCTGTTTTTTGCAGCAATCAGCTCGCTCATCGCCATGTTCGAGCTTTCCACCCGGATGTTTATGGATTTCGGCATGAGCCGCAAAAAAGCGCTGCCGCTGGTCAGTGCACTCACAGCTGTTGTCGGTTTGCCATCCGCTTTTTCGCTGGATGTCTTCAACAATCAGGATTGGGTTTGGGGGCTTGGCTTGATCATCAGCGGCGGATTTTTCACTTTTGCTGTGCTAAAATCCGGCGTTACAAATTTCCGTAACAAATATTTACTCACTGCCCATAATGATATTCACGTTGGCAATTGGTACGATTGGGTAATGCGCTACCTCATCCCCATCGAAGCAGTTGTATTGTTGGTGTGGTGGTTTTACCGGGAGTGGGTTGGCGATGACTGGTACAACCCGTTCAACGTTTACAGCTTTGGCACATGCCTTGCTCAATGGGGAATTCTAATTATTTTGATGGTTTTGATGAACAACAAGCTCAACCAATGGTTGACAAATCGAGGATAA